The following nucleotide sequence is from Megalops cyprinoides isolate fMegCyp1 chromosome 6, fMegCyp1.pri, whole genome shotgun sequence.
TCCAGCAGCATGACCACATTGTTCTGGGCAaatgtggggaggggggtacaGGGGTGTTCAGTACAGAGCGATTCAGACCAGGTGCAGCCTGGTCACAAAGTCACGTTTGCTCAaacatcagtcagtcagtaatcCCTCGGACAAAACAGATTTTGTTCATCCAACAGACTGAAAACCATCAAGAACTTTCCAAAAGACTTCATGACTATGACAAGCTTATTTATAGTGTACTAAACTACCATGGGTTGTGTTGGTTATACGCCAACAATATCCAAAAAAATAAGTAAAGTTTTTCAAAGTTCCCATCAGTGGTGTTCCAAATAGTCGTTTCCCTTGCAGGGTGGGATTACCCAAAGCAGCCCGCAAAGGCCCCAGGCCCTGCCCCCATAACCTACTGGATACTGCTGTGATTATGAGTGAGACAGGGGCAGCGCTGGTGAGCAGTGCTATGACACCACGTCTGTCTGCACCGGGGCTGACGACaccatttatgaaaataatgaggTTTCAACAATGAAAATGAGCGCTGTTCATAGTTTTGACAGAGAATGAAATCCTCACGTGTAGCTACCATTCACAGCCCATCACAAGCAAACTCCTCCCCTTCGCCTTCTTAGTCCTACCAACCAAACATGATGGATGTGTGCACCACCCTGTGTCACGCCTGTCTGCCCCTTATGGATTGCCTCTGTTCTAGGCCATTTAGATGTACACCAAAGTGTACTTATGAACTGCACCACTTTAGCAAGTATGAATACAAACTATAGGCAGATATGTTTTCATGGTGGCAGGCTAGTTTGTGATTCAGAAGCCTGACGACTTCAAGTTACATTTTGTCTCCTTGTTAGTCCCTATGACACTATCTCCTTCCTTTACTATAACCTCATGTGACGCATTATGGTTGAAATGCAGCTCTGGAAAACCATAGCCTGCTTCatcagagaaaaagagatgcATGAGGTTAAAAtaggcctcctcctcctcctcctcctcctcctcctcctcctcaccctcttGGCGTCGAAGAGCATCTGCCGTCCTTCAGCCCTCCActgctccttcttctcctcctcgaTGGCCTCAGTCAGACTCTTCACGGCCAAATCCTTCACCTCCTGGGCCTTGGACACTTTCTCCTACGGTCACAGACCAACACGGCAAAAGGGTCAGAACACAGGCCACCACACTGAAAAATGCACCTCTAAACCAGAGTTGTAGATTTGAATCCCCGGCAAACCGAACTGCTCTCGTACTGAGTGTAGTACCTAGCATGACTTGACTGTGCAAATAGTAAGCCATGTAATTGGATCACATCGAGAATGAGAGATACATGAGCTGCcctgaataaaaatgtcagctaAGGAAATAAGCAGTGCAGTTAACAGCTGATCAAAATCTAGTCACTACTATTTTTTATACACCATTTTTAAGCCTACATTGGTTTAAATCAAACGGTACAAGAAATGTGCAACAACCTCTGCTGATACGTAAACTTGAAACAGGAGGATGAGTACTGCCAGCTGCTTGCTTTCAACCTCTCAAACAAATGACCAGTTAACCTGTGACACGTGGCACATTATGTGCAAACTCCCTCTGGCTTACTCTCCTTCTCGGCCATTACGTTCCTCCCAGGAACATCGTCTAGCATTGCCATCCCTGCACACAAGGCAATCTCAGTCCAGACTATTCTCATATGTAGTTCCCTGctggtggaacgagctacctTATGCTATCAGAGTAAGGGCATCCCTCTCCATCTTCAAGAACCTcctgaagacccagctcttccgagagcacctcctctcctaacaCTTCTAACAATtctaacacaattccatctccgCGCACTTTCAGCCTCGCACTTCTTTCTCTtgtcactacttgtttgtctcctctgcttgtctatccttgtgttttcaccttgtttacctttgttttctacttttcttgacgtatttagctgagtttagttgtttaggttgcacttaaagcttactccaaggtctcctacattactgtagcttgcttgctgttcctcacttgcaagtcgctttggataaaagcgacCTAAatataaacgtaaatgtaaagTTTACCAATATTTCACGGCTCACCTCGTTCAGCTTGTCAGCGAAAGCTGCCACGCTGGGCCCGAACTTCTTGATGCCGTAGACAATGACTATGCCTATGGAGGCAGCGGCGAAGGTCTCGTGGTTGATGACGTAGATCTCCTTGGAGAGCAGGTACAGCAGTAGGCCCGTACCCAGCATGTAAGGACCTGTGGACAGACGAGCGGTCCCATGGTCAGAGCTAGGCCTGCAAATGTATAGGCTGAACACTGGAGTCAAAACGGAGTGTTTAATAAACAGGGCAGCACttaacacactgcaacaaagcCATGGTACACCAGATTATTTCAGAAGCAGTCACTGCCATTGCTGAATTTAATCTCAAATTTACAGCCACCCTTGGACTGAACAAGCACCAATGGTACTCCACCAGTAGCTATGCAAGTACTGGATGCGTGAAATACTGCTGTCATCGTCATACAGCTTCACGCAAGACGGTGGGTTGGCCAGCGTTCTTGTGAGTAGACTCGATGCAAATGCCATAACTGTACAAGAAAACTGAAGGGAAAGACGTGTAAAGCTGTGGGTTCCGTGGGGTGCCGCTGACCTGTAACTCCAGTCTTGGGGTACAGGAACTGGAACAACTCCTCCGGGATAATACCATGACGGACCTGGCCCCCCTTCTCAGGCAGCGGGGGCACGGGCGCCAGGCTCTGGGGAGATGTGCCGATGGAGCGGGACGCCTGAACAAGGCTGAGTGAAGAGGAGAAGATAAAGTTTTAGACAGCTATGCATGGGATACGCTGGAGTCAAAAGTCATAAACATGACTGTCAAACAGGAGAGGCCAAATAAAAAGCACACTGGGGTTCCTGGGGTGGTGCGATCCTGTGTTTTAATACTCCCTATCACTGGAGACTTTGGGTACACTCTGACTAGGATAAACTAGTCCATCTCAGTTCATCCAGCAGCATTCAGATAAAGTGATAATGTGGAAGTAAACCAGAGCCAACCACTAGATCAACACCTAAACCAATGTACAAAATACCATAATATTACATCATGCCCATGATAAAATGAACTAATAGCACTGCAAAAAGAAGAAACTACCATAATGGAGCACATAAGCGTTTGTATAAAATCTTCCCTCTGTGCATCAGATGTAACAGCATGCATTAAAAGACAAACTATTGTCAAAGTGCTTACCCTGCTCCCAGAGGCCCACTGCTTTTCAGCGCTGAGGCTGGGGAAGAGAAGGGGGACATGTTGGACATGTGAAATAAGAGTGTGCTACCGTGGCGTTCTGTCAGCATGCACAGGAGGTCAACTGCACTCTGCACAGAACTCCATGTTTCAAATACAATCCAATGGCAAGAGCAAGCCCGTGCGACACCCCTGACGTCAACTATCTGAAGTCCGCTTTGTCGAAGCAAGAGCCGACATTGTTTCCATCTAAAAGTCCATTTGGTTACATTTGATTAATTACACTTCATTATTCAATCCGTTGTTAACAGTGCATCGAGAGTGATAATCCGAATCTAAAGTCGGAGGGCTAGCTAGCTACGCAGCATTTCACCTTCAAACTTGACATTCTAAGTTAAGCATGTCCGACTCACACCTCCAACAATGTAGCTAGCTGGATCTAAAGGAAGCGTTTTAGGGAAATACAGCCTCTGACAAGTTACATGCATTAGACTAACTAGCTTGATGCACGACTCATCATTTGCACGAtaaagttagccagctagctaatacAAATGCTTTTGTCAACTATTCCGTGACATGTGTCTCCATAGGTGCacagcaagctaacgttagttagctcCCCTTCAAGGTCTCTACCTGATTCATTGAACGGCAAAGTTCATGAATGTAGCTAGTTTATTAATCATTTGCATTACTATCAAAATACATATTAGCTTCATAACGTTAAGCACCCTGGCTATCTAGTTCGTTTGCTTTCTAACTACCTGACTGGTCAACCAGCTAGCTCTCCAAGGCCTCTCGCCACTTGTCTTTACCCTTCAACCTCCAT
It contains:
- the LOC118779096 gene encoding ATP synthase F(0) complex subunit B1, mitochondrial-like, giving the protein MLSRLALVSASALKSSGPLGAGLVQASRSIGTSPQSLAPVPPLPEKGGQVRHGIIPEELFQFLYPKTGVTGPYMLGTGLLLYLLSKEIYVINHETFAAASIGIVIVYGIKKFGPSVAAFADKLNEEKVSKAQEVKDLAVKSLTEAIEEEKKEQWRAEGRQMLFDAKRNNVVMLLETNHRERLHMVTNEVKKRLDYQIDVQNLHRRLQQEHMVDWVEKNVIKSITPQQEKESIAKCITDLKKLAQTAKATA